One region of Ornithorhynchus anatinus isolate Pmale09 chromosome X5, mOrnAna1.pri.v4, whole genome shotgun sequence genomic DNA includes:
- the ZNF462 gene encoding zinc finger protein 462 isoform X4 produces MEVLQCDGCDFRAPSYEDLKAHIQDVHTAFLQPTDVAEDSPSQQRSGSMNASNQTEVEFSSVKDEFAIAEDIAGPNATQIGAGSYYGHSPGFYGQHIAPSPKPTNKFFQCKFCVRYFRSKNLLIEHTRKVHGAQASGSPTGPPSAGSLNYNVMMHEGFGKVFSCQFCTYKSPRRARIIKHQKMYHKNNLKETATPPAATALSDSVSASVPVQDPCKELPAEVVERSILESMVKPLTKSRGNFCCEWCSYQTPRRERWCDHMMKKHRGMVKILSSLRQQQDGTNVPDVQNKSVSNPAPNSSYLAMNAAGREMPNTNVSNFRGSVGNSLIRSNSSATSKFSPSSYPQMKPKSPHNSGLVNLAERSRYGIADMTNSSADLETNSMLNDSSSDDELNEIDSENGLNSMDHQASGLSTEQLMGSDGNKLLETKGIPFRRYMNRFQCPFCPFLTMHRRSISRHIENIHLSGKTAVYKCDECPFTCKSSLKLGAHKQCHTGSTSDWDAVNSQSESISSSLNEGPVSYEGANINGRKSGVMLESLQQQQQQPQQPPPPPQQQQQQQQQQPPQQQQQQQQQSQQQPPPPPLPQQPPPPPQSQPQHPYKCTMCNYSTTTLKGLRVHQQHKHSFCDNLPKFEGQSSNMPLESEPESHTSSSTVKKSQTSILGLSSKNNFVAKTSRKISNDFPLDLSPVKKRTRIDEIASNLQSKINQTKQQEDAVINVEDDEEEEEDNEVEIEVELDREEESAEPLMEAPGSFVTQQIWGREANDSQKEASYRNVPHDYNATNGAEIELTLSEDDEDYYCSSVNMKDHQGSNAALLGNQASMYGSDHNNENSEFNDSGRLYYCKHCDFSNKSARSVSTHYQRMHPYIKFSFRYILDPNDHSAVYRCLECYIDYTNFEDLQQHYGEHHPEAMNVLNFDHSDLIYRCRFCSYTSPNVRSLMPHYQRMHPTVKINNAMIFSSYVVEQQEGLNAESQTLREILNSAPKNMATSTPVARGPGAPASFHKNPPSKTFTPECENQKDASVNTVVVYDCDVCSFASPNMHSVLVHYQKKHPEEKASYFRIQKTMRVVSVDRGSALSQLSFEVGAPMSPKMSNMASPPPPPPPPPDLGTELYYCKHCSYSNRSVVGVLVHYQKRHPEIKVTAKYIRQAPPTAAMMRGTEVSHGAPRPPASMQRLNRVGSERDVPPGENEMFFCQHCDYGNRTVKGVLIHYQKKHRDFKANADVIRQHTATIRSLCDRSQKKPAGGLLSPASGAERDKAKLRALKCRQCSYTSPYFYALRKHIKKDHPSLKATVTSILRWAFLDGLIEAGYHCEWCIYSHTEPSGLLLHYQRRHPEHYVDYTYMATKLWAGPDPSPPSLAMPPEAKTYKCRDCIFEASSIWDITNHYQAFHPWAMNGDESVLLDIIKEKDAAEKADAQPDEVPARMNCENKLTPVPHVEQEAESPEDPALSPEKTVQLASANPAISSTPYQCTVCQSEYNNLHGLLTHYGKKHPGMKVKAADFAQDIDINPGAVYKCRHCPYINTRIHGVLTHYQKRHPSIKVTAEDFVHDVEQSADISQNDVEETSRIFKQGYGAYRCKLCPYTHGTLEKLKIHYEKYHNQPEFDVFAQSPPKMAIALEPELPAEVSPAQVLSAEEVGEVSLPASHFSTSHLVSHTVFRCQLCKYFCSTRKGIARHYRIKHNNVRAQPEGKNNLFKCALCSYTNPIRKGLAAHYQKRHDIDAYYTHCLAASRTVSDKPSKVIIPSPPKDDSPQLSEELRRAVEKKKCSLCSFQSFSKKGIVSHYMKRHPGVFPKKQHASKLGGYFTAVYADEHETPAPQEERSDGEKPEVETEAQEIEWLPFRCIKCFKLSFSTAELLCMHYTDHHSKDLKRDFTILGSGTRSQSSAYQCRHCDSKLQSVAELTSHLNSHNEEFQKRAKRQERRKQLLSKQKYADGAFADFKQERQPFGHLEEVPKIKERKVVGYKCKFCVEVHPTLRAICNHLRKHVQYGNVPAVSAAVKGLRSHERSHLALAMFTREDKYSCQYCSFVSAFRHNLDRHMQTHHGHHKPFRCKLCSFKSSYNSRLKTHILKAHAGEHAYKCSWCSFSTMTISQLKEHSLKVHGKALTLPRPRIVSLLTSHAHHSSQKAAPTEDVEDSNDLLLLCMWKLDIQQFQRKDPKTCAVLSASTTPNISAT; encoded by the exons ATGGAGGTGCTACAATGCGATGGCTGTGATTTTAGAGCTCCATCTTATGAAGACCTCAAAGCTCACATTCAGGATGTCCACACGGCATTTCTGCAACCAACGGATGTTGCCGAGGATAGCCCTAGCCAACAAAGATCTGGATCCATGAATGCCAGCAACCAGACCGAAGTGGAATTTTCTTCTGTAAAGGATGAATTTGCAATTGCAGAGGATATAGCAG GTCCAAATGCAACTCAGATCGGAGCCGGAAGTTATTATGGTCATAGCCCAGGATTTTATGGTCAGCACATTGCCCCTAGTCCAAAACCAACAAACAAGTTTTTTCAATGCAAGTTCTGTGTACGTTATTTCAGGTCCAAAAACCTCCTGATAGAGCACACCAGAAAAGTCCATGGAGCACAAGCCAGTGGAAGTCCTACTGGCCCCCCGTCCGCTGGATCGCTAAATTACAACGTCATGATGCATGAGGGATTTGGAAAGGTTTTTTCTTGCCAGTTTTGCACTTATAAGTCGCCAAGACGGGCCCGAATCATCAAGCATCAGAAAATGTATCACAAGAATAACTTAAAGGAGACGGCGACTCCCCCCGCTGCCACTGCACTGTCCGATTCAGTGTCTGCCTCGGTGCCGGTGCAAGATCCCTGCAAGGAGCTACCCGCAGAAGTGGTGGAACGTAGCATCTTGGAATCCATGGTCAAACCTTTGACCAAGTCTAGGGGCAACTTTTGTTGTGAGTGGTGTAGCTATCAGACGCCCCGCAGGGAACGTTGGTGTGACCATATGATGAAGAAGCACCGAGGCATGGTCAAAATATTGTCTAGTCTAAGGCAGCAGCAGGACGGAACCAACGTCCCTGATGTACAGAACAAGAGTGTGTCGAACCCTGCCCCAAACTCCAGCTATCTAGCCATGAACGCTGCAGGCCGCGAGATGCCCAATACCAACGTCTCAAATTTCAGGGGGTCCGTAGGCAATTCCCTCATCAGATCCAATTCTTCTGCAACTTCCaagttttctccttcctcttatccTCAGATGAAGCCAAAGTCACCTCACAACTCTGGCCTAGTTAACTTGGCTGAGCGATCCCGATATGGAATTGCTGACATGACAAATTCTTCCGCTGACCTGGAAACCAACAGTATGTTAAACGACTCTAGTTCTGATGACGAGTTAAATGAGATAGACAGTGAAAATGGTTTGAATTCCATGGATCACCAGGCCTCGGGTCTGTCTACAGAGCAACTGATGGGATCCGATGGCAACAAATTATTGGAAACCAAGGGGATACCTTTCAGAAGATACATGAACAGGTTCCAGTGCCCCTTTTGCCCATTCCTTACCATGCACCGGCGCAGTATCTCTCGTCACATCGAAAACATCCATCTGTCTGGAAAGACCGCCGTCTACAAATGCGACGAATGCCCATTCACTTGCAAGAGTTCATTAAAACTCGGAGCGCACAAACAGTGTCACACGGGTTCTACGTCGGATTGGGATGCCGTGAATTCCCAGAGTGAAAGTATCTCTTCGTCACTGAATGAAGGCCCTGTGTCTTACGAAGGCGCAAACATCAATGGGAGAAAGTCAGGAGTCATGTTGGAATCTctgcaacagcagcaacagcaaccccagcagccgccgccgccgccgcagcagcagcaacagcagcaacagcaacagccaccgcagcaacagcagcagcagcaacagcaatcccagcagcagccgccgccgccgccgctgccccagcagcccccgcccccgccccagagcCAGCCTCAGCACCCATACAAGTGTACAATGTGTAATTACTCCACAACGACTCTGAAAGGTCTGCGAGTCCATCAACAGCATAAGCATTCGTTCTGTGATAACTTGCCAAAATTCGAGGGACAGTCCTCCAACatgccattggaaagtgagcccGAAAGCCACACCTCTTCCAGCACTGTGAAGAAAAGTCAGACCTCCATTCTTGGGTTGTCCTCCAAAAATAACTTCGTAGCTAAAACCTCTAGGAAGATTTCTAATGACTTCCCTCTCGATCTGTCCCCAGTGAAGAAGAGAACTAGAATCGATGAAATAGCCAGCAACCTGCAGAGTAAAATTAACCAGACCAAACAGCAAGAAGATGCAGTGATCAACGTGGAAGATgacgaagaagaagaggaagataatGAAGTCGAGATAGAAGTTGAACTCGACAGGGAAGAGGAGTCAGCGGAGCCACTGATGGAGGCTCCAGGATCTTTTGTGACTCAGCAGATTTGGGGGAGAGAGGCTAATGATTCCCAGAAGGAGGCTAGTTACAGAAACGTGCCACACGACTACAACGCCACCAACGGGGCAGAGATCGAGCTAACCCTTTCTGAAGACGATGAAGATTATTACTGCTCCTCTGTCAACATGAAGGATCATCAGGGTTCCAATGCAGCTCTTTTAGGCAACCAGGCCAGTATGTACGGGTCGGATCATAACAATGAGAATTCTGAATTTAATGACTCTGGAAGACTTTACTACTGCAAACACTGTGACTTCAGCAACAAATCTGCCAGGAGCGTCAGCACCCACTACCAGCGGATGCACCCTTACATTAAGTTCAGCTTTAGGTATATCTTAGACCCCAATGACCACAGCGCAGTGTACCGATGTCTGGAATGTTACATCGACTATACCAACTTTGAAGACCTGCAGCAGCATTACGGTGAACATCACCCCGAGGCCATGAACGTGCTCAACTTTGATCATTCGGATTTGATTTACCGGTGCCGTTTTTGTTCCTACACTAGCCCCAATGTCAGAAGCCTGATGCCCCATTACCAAAGAATGCATCCAACGGTGAAAATTAACAACGCCATGATCTTTTCCAGCTATGTCGTTGAGCAGCAAGAAGGGCTAAATGCCGAGTCCCAGACCCTGCGGGAGATTTTGAATTCTGCTCCCAAGAACATGGCCACCTCCACTCCGGTGGCTCGTGGGCCCGGCGCTCCAGCGTCGTTTCACAAAAACCCTCCTTCCAAGACTTTTACTCCAGAGTGTGAAAATCAGAAGGACGCCTCAGTTAACACTGTCGTGGTTTATGACTGTGATGTCTGTTCCTTTGCAAGCCCAAACATGCATTCGGTCTTGGTTCATTATCAGAAGAAGCACCCTGAAGAGAAGGCTTCCTACTTCAGGATCCAGAAAACTATGAGGGTGGTGTCTGTGGACAGGGGCTCTGCCCTTTCCCAGTTATCATTTGAGGTGGGTGCGCCCATGTCTCCCAAAATGTCCAACAtggcttctcccccgccccccccaccccccccaccagacCTCGGCACTGAGCTGTACTACTGCAAGCACTGTTCCTATAGCAACCGGTCCGTTGTGGGCGTGCTCGTCCATTACCAGAAGAGACATCCTGAAATAAAGGTTACTGCCAAGTACATCCGGCAGGCCCCTCCCACCGCAGCAATGATGAGAGGGACCGAGGTGTCCCACGGTGCTCCCCGGCCACCTGCCTCCATGCAGCGGCTGAACCGGGTGGGCTCCGAGAGAGACGTCCCTCCTGGGgaaaatgagatgttcttctgcCAGCACTGTGACTATGGCAACCGAACGGTCAAGGGAGTGCTCATTCATTATCAGAAGAAGCACCGTGACTTCAAGGCCAATGCAGATGTGATTCGGCAGCACACGGCCACCATCCGGAGCCTCTGTGACCGCAGTCAGAAGAAGCCTGCCGGCGGCCTGCTTTCCCCAGCCTCAGGCGCGGAGCGAGACAAAGCCAAGCTCCGTGCCCTCAAGTGCCGGCAGTGCTCCTACACCTCCCCTTACTTCTACGCCCTGAGAAAGCACATCAAGAAGGACCACCCCAGCCTGAAGGCCACCGTCACTTCCATTTTGCGCTGGGCCTTTCTGGACGGCTTAATAGAAGCCGGCTATCACTGTGAATGGTGTATCTATTCCCACACCGAACCCAGCGGCTTGCTTCTGCATTATCAACGGAGGCACCCCGAGCATTACGTCGACTACACTTACATGGCCACGAAGCTCTGGGCCGGGcccgacccttcccctccctccctcgccatgCCGCCTGAAGCCAAAACCTACAAGTGCCGGGACTGCATTTTTGAAGCCTCTTCCATCTGGGACATCACCAATCACTATCAGGCTTTTCACCCTTGGGCCATGAACGGTGATGAATCCGTCTTGTTGGACATCATAAAGGAGAAGGATGCCGCTGAGAAGGCTGATGCCCAGCCCGACGAGGTCCCGGCCCGGATGAACTGTGAAAACAAGCTGACCCCCGTCCCGCACGTCGAGCAGGAGGCCGAGTCCCCGGAAGACCCGGCCCTGTCACCAGAAAAAACCGTCCAGCTAGCCTCAGCCAACCCGGCGATATCCTCCACCCCGTATCAGTGCACGGTCTGTCAGTCGGAATACAATAACCTGCACGGCCTCCTCACCCACTACGGCAAGAAGCATCCCGGCATGAAGGTGAAAGCCGCGGACTTTGCCCAGGACATAGACATCAACCCCGGCGCCGTGTACAAGTGCCGGCATTGCCCTTACATTAACACTCGCATTCACGGCGTCCTCACCCACTACCAGAAGCGGCATCCGTCCATCAAGGTGACCGCGGAAGACTTTGTTCACGACGTGGAGCAGTCTGCCGACATATCCCAGAACGACGTGGAGGAGACGAGCCGGATTTTCAAGCAGGGCTACGGGGCTTATAGGTGCAAGCTGTGCCCCTACACCCACGGCACTCTGGAGAAGCTCAAAATCCACTACGAGAAGTACCACAATCAACCCGAGTTTGATGTGTTTGCTCAGTCGCCCCCAAAGATGGCCATCGCCCTGGAACCCGAGCTCCCAGCGGAGGTCAGCCCCGCCCAGGTGCTGTCTGCCGAGGAGGTCGGCGAAGTGTCTCTGCCCGCCTCTCACTTCTCCACCTCCCACTTGGTCTCCCACACAGTGTTCCGGTGCCAGCTTTGCAAATATTTCTGCTCTACCCGGAAGGGAATCGCCCGCCACTACCGCATCAAACATAACAATGTCCGGGCACAGCCTGAGGGCAAGAACAACCTCTTCAAGTGTGCTCTCTGCTCCTACACCAACCCCATCCGCAAGGGGCTGGCAGCGCATTATCAGAAGCGGCACGACATCGACGCGTACTACACCCACTGCCTGGCAGCCTCCAGGACGGTGAGCGACAAGCCCAGCAAAGTCAtcatcccctccccgcccaaggATGATTCCCCCCAGCTGAGTGAGGAGCTGCGGCGGGCGGTGGAGAAGAAAAAATGCTCCTTGTGCTCCTTCCAGTCATTCAGCAAAAAGGGGATCGTGTCCCATTACATGAAGCGTCACCCCGGGGTGttcccaaagaagcagcatgccagTAAACTGGGAGGCTACTTCACTGCCGTCTACGCGGACGAGCACGAGACGCCAGCACCGCAGGAGGAGAGGAGCGATGGTGAAAAGCCCGAGGTGGAGACCGAAGCACAGGAAATCGAATGGCTCCCCTTCCGCTGCATAAAGTGCTTCAAACTGTCCTTCAGCACAGCTGAGCTGCTGTGTATGCACTACACCGATCATCACAGCAAAGACCTGAAACGAGACTTCACCATCCTGGGCAGTGGCACTCGCTCTCAGAGCTCTGCCTACCAGTGCAGGCACTGTGATAGCAAACTGCAGAGCGTGGCGGAACTGACCTCGCATCTGAACAGCCACAATGAGGAATTTCAGAAGCGGGCCAAACGTCAAGAGAGGAGGAAACAGCTTCTGAGCAAGCAGAAGTACGCAGACGGTGCTTTTGCCGATTTCAAACAAGAGAGG cagccttttggTCACTTAGAAGAAGTGCCAAAGATCAAGGAGAGAAAAGTGGTGGGATACAAATGTAAGTTCTGTGTTGAAGTTCACCCGACGCTCCGCGCCATCTGCAATCATCTTCGCAAGCATGTCCAGTACGGGAACGTCCCAGCAGTGTCCGCTGCCGTGAAG GGACTGCGTTCTCACGAGAGGAGTCATTTGGCACTGGCCATGTTTACCCGGGAAGACAAGTACAGCTGCCAGTACTGTTCCTTTGTGTCTGCTTTCAGACACAA TTTGGATCGCCATATGCAGACTCACCATGGACACCACAAGCCATTCCGCTGCAAACTCTGCTCCTTCAAATCCTCCTATAATAGCCGCCTGAAAACGCATATACTCAAAGCTCATGCTG